DNA from Brassica napus cultivar Da-Ae chromosome C4, Da-Ae, whole genome shotgun sequence:
CCTTCCAGACGGTCTTGTATCCATTATCCGTGATGGACCGGGAGAGGCTGTTGTACATGCTCTTGAGCGGACCACAGAGACTCCAGAACTTGTGTGGACACCAGCAATGGCTGCATCCTTATCTGCACAGATTGCGACCATGGCATCTGACCTTTATCTTGAACAACAGAAGGGTTGTGTAATTGAATGGGATGTACCCGAGCAATCACCTGGTCAACCAGGAATGAGAGACGAACCACAGGTTATCTCTTATTTATTTAAACTGATACATGAATCATTGCAGTAGTGAAATAGTTCTTTTGTGTGGAAGCATAATTCGTAACGCAAGTTATCTTTGTAGGTTAGTGGAATCTATGTCAGGCTTTTCTTAAAAGATCCCAAATTTCCTTTGAGAAATCCAAAAGGATTCTTGGAAGGACTGCTGGAACAGTATTTGTCAGCGATGGCGGCAACACATTACGAACAACATCCTGTTGACCCTGAGctccctctccttctctctgCTGCATTGGTTTCTTTGTTGCGTGTGCATCCTGGACTTGCTGATCACGTAGGAACTCTAGGGTATGTCCCCAAACTTGTCGCTGCTGTGGCGCATGAGGGCAGGCGGGAAACGATGTCTAGAGGAGAAGTGAAGGATGAAGAAATTGGCTCTGATGGAGCGCAAGAGACGGGCGAGCCCTCAGCACTACCTGGGCAAACTCCTCAAGAACGTGTGCGACTTAGCTGCTTACGTGTTCTACATCAACTAGCCGCTAGTACCACCTGTGCGGAAGCAATGGCTGCAACTAGTGCGGGAAATGCCCAGGTTCACTACTATATTCACTCTCTTACTAAGCACATGATATTAGTGGTTAAAACGTTGTGACATTGTAATGACTCTCAAGTCGATTGAACACCAGGTGGTTCCACTTCTGATGAAAGCAATAGGATGGCTTGGTGGGAGCATTTTAGCACTTGAGACACTTAAGCGTGTTGTTGTTGCTGGAAATCGAGCAAGAGATGCACTTGTTGCGCAGGGTCTAAAGTGAGTCATACTTTTAATTTATAAGTTGGTCTTTGGTGGTCATGAAACCTAGGTTAATACAACACTAAAACGTGAGAAATTGGTAGGGTTGGTCTTATTGAGGTGCTTCTTGGGCTGCTTGACTGGAGGACGGGGGGAAGGTATGGGCTCAGCTCTCACATGAAATTGAATGAATCGGAAGCATCTATCGGGCGGGTGCTTGCTGTTGAGGTTGGTATCAATTTGTTGATAAAGGTTAGTTCtcttttaaatttgttattgaTGAAATAGTTTTATTATCTTCGTATAGGTGCTGCATGGTTTTGCAACAGAAGGGGCCCATTGCTCAAAAGTGCGTGAGATACTTGACGCTTCGGAAGTAAGTACTGTTGTGAACATCAACGTCTTGTTCAGATTTGTTCTGTAAATATTAATGCAAGTTGTTGAATTGATGACAGGTGTGGAGTGCATATAAAGACCAAAAGCACGATCTCTTCCTCCCATCGAACACGCAGTCAGCGGCGGGAGTGGCTGGGTTTATCGAGAGCTCATCCAACAACAGTCTCACTTACGCGCTTACTGctccaccttcttcttcttcgtcaccTTGACCATCTGTGTATCCTTCCTTTTTGTAAAGTCACATCAGTTTCCTTTTCTTGCTTCTTTCTACTGAGAAGATATTGTCGTTTGTAAATGTTTGatgagaaagtaaaaaaaaataatgtggtTTTTATTTGGTTGCTACCAAAGATTCATAATGTTGATTAGTTTTGGGTTTTTTCGATGATCAGGGAGATCAATAAGAAAGATGTTGGAAAATGTGGTTCTTGCTTATTGCTACAAGTGTTTGTATATAGAGTAAGATACGTACATACTTTTAAAGATTTCGCTTTTAACTTATCCAACCAAGGTTACACCATCAATAGAAAAGCACAACATTGAGAATGAGAGTCGATTTCGAGGGTTTCGATAAGCTGTAAGAGGAAGACAGGGGAGAGGAGAGAAGCGCTTATTAGGTTTTTAGGTGATCCGTGTTACATCTTTGAATGAGACGGGTCGGATGGGTTATGGTTAGTTGATTTGGTTAAAGTGTTTTTGACTTTAATCAcgttttatataaatagaaaataaattatttttgtaacagTGGGTACcgtatatcatattttttttaggaGAGATGAGATTATGGTCAAATTATTGAGGTGGAAGTGAATGTTAGGCATCTCGGAGAGGGACATTCCCAACTAGAATTTGAGGAGATTAAAGTTGCCGCCTCCTCTGATATTTCATTCTCCGCAGGAATCCAATCACTCTTTTCTCCGGTAAGCTTTATttagcctctctctctctcctttccttttttttttttctattatataatgatcgaattaaatttattgttcCATCCCAGCCATTTAGAGAGAATTCAAAATGATGCTTTTCTCATGAATCATTATTGAACATGTAATCTCTGTCTGAGAACCAAGTATTTTATAtagagaagcaaaaaaaaaaaaaaaaaaaaaaaaggaatgatgTTGTTCAAATTATTATTCTGGAACATATTTTGAGCAACGAACGAATCTGACGATTTTTCTCCAGAAAAAAGATGCAGAGGAATGGGGTGAGAAGAGCACATTCTTTATGGTGCAAGAGTTTAACACACAACTTGCCTCATCATCCTTCTATTGACAAGTTCCAGGGAAGAGATTATTGCAGCACCTCAAACAGTTGCAAGTGAGTGCTCtcattcctttttttattgGATGTTGAAGGCATCTTCCATTCTTATACTCTTCTTTTGAGTTTCAGCGATGATAAAAGCTTCGGCAAAGAGTCATTTCCATGGAAAAGGCATTCTAGGAAAGTATCTCAACGACAACTTCTATTTGGGAACTCAACAGTTTCTGGGACTCTATGGGAACCAAAACATTTTCACACCTTTAGCAATGACAAGGTAATTTCCAGGAGCataaatatctccaaaatgattaatcttttcttaaaaaaagtttCTTACTCTTATTCTTCAGAAGCTCCTTAGAGAAGTACCCAAGTTTGTGAAGATTGTAGAAGTTGGTCCAAGGGATGGCCTACAGAACGAGAAAAACATAGTCCCCACATCTGTAAAGGTGGAACTCATTCGTAGATTGGTTTCTGCTGGATTGCCCGTTGTCGAAGCTACAAGCTTTGTTTCTCCTAAATGGGTTCCCCAGGTAAATATGCTCTTATTCTAATATGCCATGTGGCATGAAACAAAATTGGTATGTTAGAAACAGAAAGATGCTTTAAGGGAAACTAATTTGGTTTGTACCATTTCTCGCCTTGTAGCTTGCAGATGCAAAGAATGTAATGGATGCAGTAAATAGTCTACATGGGGCTCGATTCCCAGTTCTGGCTCCCAATCTTAAAGTGTGTATCCGTTAGTTTTTCCTTtacggccaaaaaaaaaaaacaaatgcttGGCTTCTTACTTTCAGTGAGAGAGTGCTTGATTGTTTTCAGGGTTTTGAAGCAGCTGTATCTGCAGGTGCTAAGGAAGTTGCAATCTTTGCATCGGCTTCCGAGTCATTCTCTTTGACCGATATTAACTCTACCATTCAAGAGAGTCTCTTGAGATATCGTGCTGTTGCCACTGCTGCAAAGGAGCATTCCATCCCTGTCCGTGTTTCTATTTGCTTCTTTCCCTACTTTAGTTCTTTAACCTTAGTTATTATTTGATTATGTGCTTTATGGTTTCTCACCTTCTCTCATTTCGATGATAATATTTTCCAATGTTGAAGGTACGTATCTTGCGTGGTCGGGTGTCCAGTGGAAGGAGCGGTTCCACCCTCAAAAGTAGCGCATGTCGTTAAAGAGCTCTATGACATGGGCTGCTTTGAGATTTCTCTTGGTGATACAATTGGAATCGGCACTCCTGGTATTTGTTTTCTAAGTGTTCCTTCCCCTCATTAATCAATTTTCTCTGTTctgaattgtttttcttttttttttaacagattCTGTTCTTATAAAATGAATCAGGTTCTGTGGTTCCCATGCTTGAAGCCGTGATGGCAGCTGTGCCAGCGGAAAAGCTGGCTGTTCACTTCCACGATACCTATGGACAAGCTCTTGCAAACATATTGGTATCTCTCCAAGTAAGTCTaagaaaatagaattttatAGAAATTCTTTCATTTATGGGTTTGACTGACATGTGTTtgtggaaaaaaataataaaaacagatGGGAATAAACATAGTAGACTCATCAGTTGCTGGATTAGGCGGTTGCCCATCATACCAAAAATAAGTATGGAAAAGTTGGTAAAATAGAACAAAATttcaatatgtttctctttaGCATAAAAGTCAACCTAAGTTTGTTCTCGTAGTATAATATCTATTCTATTTCACAACTTCACTTCacttcatgtgtgatttttaagtTGGACCATTTTAAATAAGTTTATTAATTGCATATTTGTTGTTATCTTCATATTATCCCAACAATATATCCTTATTCAATTTAATATCCTCATTAATGATTAAATAATTCTTACTAAACACAAATCTAATTATTTCATTAATGGGTAGCATTTCATATATTTAGACTCTCAATTTATTATCTTATTGATTATACCAAATGGTCTTAATTGAATTTTTCCGTGGAAGCTATGACATTTCATATAAACATTTATTTGAAAACTATGCCATTAAAGAACATTTGTTAGAAATTTTTTCTTTCTCGCGCTGTAAATCTAACATATGTTATTTGATATgcaatatacttttaatattgttgtgctattattgacaattatACGAAATCATACTCTTAGTAtgctaatttattttattatttaaccaaataattaaattaatagtattttattgtacttactaaaaataaactattcaaagaaaagtttataaaactaatcgtttttaattattattttcctgTTTTTATAAGAAATTACCAAACAATATATAGTTGAGATATTTTTCAAATCCTAACTACCATCATTatacttattttaaatttataatgcatatattttgaaaataatatctaGGATAATAATATTGACTACGGTTAATTAATATTTCGACAATGTCTTAAACATTGTTTGGTAACATTTTCAATACAACATTTAGACCAATATTAATATCAATACCTTTTCTCTTTTTCGTTTACCGTCAATGTTATGACATGTGAATTAATATTGGCATCcaccattaaaaaaaactaacatagAAACGGCCTCATTTTGGGAAAAAGCAAAACTAactaaattatttcaaaatgatGATTAAGCAATACTAACcaataaaataacaacaaaTGTTTATAATAGCACAATATAAACTTTAAGCATAAACCAACATATTTCttaatatatcatatacataattttaaaatttgttaaaatagtttattgtttgtaaataagtatatagttttttttatatatgttcacTTTATATAGTTTATTAGGATTGCAAATAAGTACTAAGtatatagttttttatatatgttcactttaaaaataatttttttaatagtttattaattgataaatattcattttaaaaatatagacataaatgtattaaatttttaatgagGATTGATATATgctaaataatttaaatatcaatataatgtacttaaatatatttatttataaatattcaaaataaatttatagttgATAATTTAGATTTGCATTGATGAAATTCAGATGATGCATAATTATACTAACTAAATTCTAAAATTTGCGATAAAAATCTCaactttaatattaatataattttaagatgCACAATTCTTTTTAAAGAGTCTTAGATGATTGATTCATATAACTTACTTtggaaaatataacatatatttgGCAAACTATTATAGACATATAAACATACACAAGTACACTAAATAATTATATCTATAACCAAATACAATTGAAAATGGTCCATATAGTAAAATATGATCAAATGAAAAATAACTTATGTAATGTATTATTCAATTGGTTTAACTTCTAAACACAATATAAATAGTTAACATACGTTCAAACATGGAAAACTGTTGATCATTTATACTATgttaaaaatgaacaaaatccGCGCGGTTACGCGGATCAAAACCTAGTATTCTATTAAAACCGAAGTACAGAATAATATTTgcatatttttaagtatttttacagattttcattcaatttttaactaattctaatcactttatttatttagttttctaaATAATTCGACATCATTTATTACAAACATAATTTAGATATGAAGTGTTTTATTctatcttttacatttttttatcactCTTTTTAACTACTTCATTAATTatcttttctataatattttgacaacatatatttacatattaaccATAATAATTTGACATCTTTGAATGAAACAGATTTATTTGTGACAAGAATTCAAAATGGTtaacaaagaattttttttaaaaaattacagaaTCAGTTAGGCATAGACATTTGGATACCCGTTCAAGTTCGGGTTGTTTCTTTCGCGTATTGtgtttttgggttttgaaattAGGCTACATTCGAATATTTATTCGGATGGGTTTTGAGTTAGGTCATTCCAAGTCCTGATAAATTAGGTTTTTAGTGTATAGAAActcaaaaatatccaaaattttatgtaTCTGAAACAGACTTGAATATTTGTACCAAAAGTAAACAATACTAACCGATTCTAGACATGTATTTTGAATCCAAACTAAAAATAACCGTGGTACCCTATGCGGTTcaattctaatatatataaacctAAAAATACTCAAATACTTATACAACTATATGTaacactaataataataaaaaaatattaattcataaaaaattaaaaatgaacatTCGCACATGAGTACGGATGTTAATCTCGAGTGTTTGCTTAAAACCCAATATAACCCTTGTTTTATcatttagtaatttaaaaactattttttttttaaaactaatttctatataaaaattagaaacaaaaaCCTAACTATGGTATTTTATGTGTATATGTAGCATAATTTctctataatatataataaatatgactgtgcacaaaaaaaaaaaaaagtaataaaaatgacaAATATAAATAGAGTAACATATCCTTGGCTCAAAGGGCCGGTAACGGGTGTGTTTAGGgttgtaccaaaaaaaaaagtgcttGTCGTCGTCTCTCACTGAAACCCAAATCGCCAATATGATGCGGTTCTCTCCAATTCCACCATTACTCTCACAGTTGAGACTGGCTCGGAGAGCAGCAGCATCCGCCTCTTCGCGTTTCTCCTCCACGGTCTCTGCCCCTTACCCTAACCTCTCAGACTGTGAACAGCAGGTGAATAACAACTTCGATTTCAGTCTCTCCAATATCAATCAAACCGGCCTTCTCCGAGTCCTCAACAGTGCCGAAGACGACCCAAACCTCGCTCTCTCGTTCCTCCGCCAGCTCAAACAAAACGGGGTCCCGCTTAACCTCAACGCGTACGCGGCTCTCGTCAGAATCCTCTCCCGCTGGCGGTTAGACAGGAAGTTAGATTCGGTGCTGGTCGAAGTAATTACGAACGAGGAGGAGCGTGGTTTCTGCGTGATGGAGCTGATGGAAGCAATCGGGGAAGAAGAAGGTGCTGACTCCTCTAACTTCCTCTTGGCTCGAGTCTCCGGCGCCTTGGTTAAAGCCTACGTCGGCCTCGGTATGTTCGACGAAGCTATAGATGTCTTGTACCAGAGCAGACGCCTGGGCTGCGTCCCTGGCATCAAGTCCTGCAACTTCTTGATGAACCGTTTGGTCGAGTTCGGTAGAACCGATATGGTGGTGGCTCTTTTCCGCCAGCTTAACCAGCTTGGCCTGTCCGCGAACGACTACACTTACGCGATTGTGGTTAAGGCCTTGTGTCGAAAACGCGATTTGGACGGAGCCGCGAGGCTGCTCGGAGAGACTTCCAGCGTGTTTGCTTATACGACTTTTATTGAAGGGCTTTGTTTGAACGGCAAGACAGAGATGGCTTTTGCTTTGATTGACGACCTGATAGATGCGAAAGCTCTCTCTGGTGACGCGCTTGGGTTCGCGTTCGGGATGCTGGTTCGCGGATTCTGCAAGGAGATGAATGCAGAAGCCGCGGAACAAGTTATTTTCAAAATGGAGGAGTTTGGTATCGGTCCTGATGTTTACGCTTGCTCGGTGATAATCGATTTGTACTGCAAAAGCTTGGAGTTGGATAAAGCTTTGAGAATCGTGGATGCGATGCTGCAAAAGGGACTGAGGATCAACTGCGTGATCGTGAGTTCGATCCTCGATTGCTACTGTAAGATGGGAGCGTTGCGTGAGTCCGCGATGTGGCTGGAAGCGTTGAAAAGGTTCCAAGAGTTCAAAGAGATGGATGTTTTCCTGGACGAGGTGTGTTACAACGCCGCGTTCGAAGCTCTTACCAAGCTCGAGAGAGTGGACGAAGCTATGAAGCTGCTCGAAGAGATGATGGATAAAGGAATGGTTCCTGATGTCGTCAACTACACGACTCTGATCGACGGCTACTGCCTTCAAGGCAGATTCGCCGATGCGCTCGATTTGTTTGATGAGATGAGAGCAAAGGGCACGGATCCTGATGTGATCACGTACAACGTGATTGCCGGTGGGCTCGCCAGGAACGGTCATAGCGAAAAGGCGGTTGAGATTTACAAAGCTATGAGAAATGAAGGTGTAGAGCCCACTGCTGTGACCCACAGTGTGATCATCGACGGCCTCTGTTCCGCGGGTAAATTAGAAGAAGCCAGAGAGTTCTTCACGAGTCTTGAAGACAAGTGCCCGGAGAATTACGCCAGCTTGGTGAAAGGCTATTGTGATTCCGGCCTTGCTAAAGACGCCTATAGAAAATTTGTTGAGCTAAACTCTCCTCTGCCCAAGAACCTGTGCTTTAAACTGTTTACCGCTCTCTGCGACGAGGATAATAAGAATTGTCAGGGCAAAGCTCTGAGGGTGCTGAAAAGGATGTGGGCTTATGGAGTCGAACCCGCGAGGAGCATGTACGGTAAAATGATAAGTAAGGTAGATAGCGTGAGGGAAGCCGAGCTGGTGTTTGACAAAATGGTTGGGAGAGGAAACCTCCCTGATCTCGTCACTTATACGATCATGATTCAGACGTACTCTAGGCTAATGGAGTTGCAGAAAGCCAGTGATCTTTTCGAAGCGATGAAGCAGAGAGGGATAAAACCTGATTTGATAATATACACGGTTTTGTTTCATGGTTATCTGAGGTTGGATAGAGAGATGGGTTGCCTTCTTCGAGGAGAAGCGAAACAGATTTGGAAAAAGTTAGGAGCTGCTTGTATAGAACCAGACGTTAAGATGTATACTGTTCTGATGAATCACCATTGCAAGATTGGCAACGTAGATATCGCCACCGACATCCTTTATCGAATGATAGAGTGTGGGCTGAAGCCTGATAATGTGACCTACAATGTTCTAATATCTGCTTGTCATCGCAAAGGATGCACAGATGCACTTGTTACCGAGTTGTCAGGAAAGGATATTACACTGCCTGAACATTTGTTTGCTGTAGTTAAGCGTGCTATGAAGACCAGGAGATCTCAGTATCGGAAATGAAGAGTGTATATTTGAAAGGTCAAGCATGGATTTGCAAGTGatctatatatttaattttgcatcTTATTTGGAGGCAAA
Protein-coding regions in this window:
- the LOC106427580 gene encoding hydroxymethylglutaryl-CoA lyase, mitochondrial-like, producing MQRNGVRRAHSLWCKSLTHNLPHHPSIDKFQGRDYCSTSNSCNDDKSFGKESFPWKRHSRKVSQRQLLFGNSTVSGTLWEPKHFHTFSNDKKLLREVPKFVKIVEVGPRDGLQNEKNIVPTSVKVELIRRLVSAGLPVVEATSFVSPKWVPQLADAKNVMDAVNSLHGARFPVLAPNLKGFEAAVSAGAKEVAIFASASESFSLTDINSTIQESLLRYRAVATAAKEHSIPVRILRGRVSSGRSGSTLKSSACR
- the LOC106427612 gene encoding pentatricopeptide repeat-containing protein At2g26790, mitochondrial; translated protein: MMRFSPIPPLLSQLRLARRAAASASSRFSSTVSAPYPNLSDCEQQVNNNFDFSLSNINQTGLLRVLNSAEDDPNLALSFLRQLKQNGVPLNLNAYAALVRILSRWRLDRKLDSVLVEVITNEEERGFCVMELMEAIGEEEGADSSNFLLARVSGALVKAYVGLGMFDEAIDVLYQSRRLGCVPGIKSCNFLMNRLVEFGRTDMVVALFRQLNQLGLSANDYTYAIVVKALCRKRDLDGAARLLGETSSVFAYTTFIEGLCLNGKTEMAFALIDDLIDAKALSGDALGFAFGMLVRGFCKEMNAEAAEQVIFKMEEFGIGPDVYACSVIIDLYCKSLELDKALRIVDAMLQKGLRINCVIVSSILDCYCKMGALRESAMWLEALKRFQEFKEMDVFLDEVCYNAAFEALTKLERVDEAMKLLEEMMDKGMVPDVVNYTTLIDGYCLQGRFADALDLFDEMRAKGTDPDVITYNVIAGGLARNGHSEKAVEIYKAMRNEGVEPTAVTHSVIIDGLCSAGKLEEAREFFTSLEDKCPENYASLVKGYCDSGLAKDAYRKFVELNSPLPKNLCFKLFTALCDEDNKNCQGKALRVLKRMWAYGVEPARSMYGKMISKVDSVREAELVFDKMVGRGNLPDLVTYTIMIQTYSRLMELQKASDLFEAMKQRGIKPDLIIYTVLFHGYLRLDREMGCLLRGEAKQIWKKLGAACIEPDVKMYTVLMNHHCKIGNVDIATDILYRMIECGLKPDNVTYNVLISACHRKGCTDALVTELSGKDITLPEHLFAVVKRAMKTRRSQYRK